In one Novosphingobium humi genomic region, the following are encoded:
- a CDS encoding cupin domain-containing protein, whose translation MASTYDQYREEIIGRANVADTPELVAYYQRLQSLGTGALWTVANKIEPWEPASTSVPYLWRYRDLREDVLRSLDLVTPEQAGRRVVYLENPGRADVVAAVGWLYSGLQVMGPGECASSHRHSASALRFIMEGSGAFTNVDGHKMTLGANDFVLTPNGTWHEHGVSEDGTICIWQDGLDIPLMNALDANFYEVHPDLQQAISFPVNDSLGMWAGSALRPAGVAWTKPYSPLLKYEWAPTYEALLRYAAVSEGSPYDGLLMEYVNPHTGGPVMPTIGASMQMLRAGQHTKAHRHTGSFVYQCAKGRGYSIINGQRFDWQERDIFVVPSWCWHEHVNLSDTDDACLFTFNDLPVMRSLGIYREEAFGENHGYQPVLA comes from the coding sequence ATGGCCAGCACATATGACCAGTATCGCGAAGAGATCATCGGTCGCGCCAATGTTGCCGATACGCCCGAGCTTGTCGCCTATTATCAGCGATTGCAATCGCTTGGTACGGGCGCGCTGTGGACGGTGGCCAACAAGATCGAACCGTGGGAACCGGCCTCGACCTCCGTGCCCTATCTGTGGCGCTATCGCGATCTGCGCGAGGATGTGCTGCGCTCGCTTGACCTTGTGACGCCCGAACAGGCGGGGCGGCGTGTGGTCTATCTGGAAAATCCGGGGCGGGCCGATGTGGTGGCGGCCGTGGGCTGGCTCTATTCGGGGCTTCAGGTGATGGGGCCGGGCGAATGCGCGTCCAGCCACCGCCATTCGGCCTCGGCGCTGCGCTTCATCATGGAGGGATCGGGCGCCTTCACCAATGTCGATGGACACAAGATGACGCTGGGCGCCAATGATTTTGTGCTGACCCCCAACGGGACATGGCATGAGCATGGCGTGTCGGAGGATGGTACCATCTGCATCTGGCAGGATGGCCTCGACATTCCGCTGATGAACGCGCTGGACGCGAATTTCTATGAGGTTCATCCGGATCTGCAACAGGCGATCTCCTTCCCGGTCAATGACTCGCTGGGCATGTGGGCGGGGTCGGCGCTGCGCCCGGCCGGGGTGGCATGGACAAAGCCCTATTCGCCGCTGCTGAAATATGAATGGGCCCCGACCTATGAGGCGCTGCTGCGCTATGCGGCGGTGTCGGAAGGTTCGCCCTATGACGGGCTTTTGATGGAATATGTGAACCCGCATACGGGCGGGCCGGTGATGCCCACGATCGGCGCCTCGATGCAGATGCTGCGCGCGGGTCAGCACACCAAGGCCCACCGCCACACCGGCAGCTTCGTCTATCAATGCGCCAAGGGGCGCGGCTATTCGATCATCAACGGCCAGCGTTTCGACTGGCAGGAACGCGACATTTTCGTCGTGCCCAGCTGGTGCTGGCATGAGCATGTCAACCTGTCCGACACGGATGACGCCTGCCTGTTCACCTTCAACGATCTGCCGGTGATGCGCTCTTTGGGCATCTATCGCGAAGAAGCCTTTGGCGAAAACCACGGCTACCAGCCCGTTCTCGCCTGA
- a CDS encoding MarR family winged helix-turn-helix transcriptional regulator: MTARPTGRAVCHDEGAMESEAERRLELRVWIRLLDCAKLVEKQLRRNFQEQFDTTLPRFDVLAALDRAPDGLTMGEISRALLVSNGNVTSIVRQLSEQGLIDSRPDPNDRRAAIVSMTDAGRAYFKTLADAHSRWVHEALSCFPADHQAHLLALLDQLKSSIRAQ, from the coding sequence ATGACGGCTCGCCCCACCGGGCGGGCCGTTTGCCATGATGAGGGTGCGATGGAAAGCGAAGCGGAAAGGCGGCTGGAGCTGCGGGTGTGGATCCGCCTGCTCGATTGCGCCAAGCTGGTGGAAAAACAGCTGCGCCGCAATTTTCAGGAACAGTTCGACACCACCCTGCCCCGGTTCGATGTGCTGGCGGCGCTGGATCGCGCGCCCGACGGGTTGACCATGGGCGAAATTTCGCGCGCGCTGCTGGTGTCGAACGGCAATGTCACGTCCATCGTGCGGCAATTGAGCGAACAGGGCCTGATCGATTCCCGCCCCGATCCCAATGACCGGCGCGCCGCCATCGTCAGCATGACCGATGCGGGCCGCGCCTATTTCAAAACGCTGGCCGATGCGCACAGCCGGTGGGTGCATGAGGCGCTGTCCTGCTTTCCCGCCGATCATCAGGCGCATCTGCTCGCCCTGCTCGATCAGCTCAAGAGCTCGATCCGCGCGCAATAA
- a CDS encoding fumarylacetoacetate hydrolase family protein has product MRLVTYRSHVEAEARLGALVGDLVLDLELFGEECGVPLPSTMLEFIDLGPQAVAITSKLIDEAEGIFPIGTALPVANVKLLAPIPRPRKNIFGIGLNYTEHVAESAKSLDTSPELPRQPVIFSKPPTSVIGPDDAIVHNAAITQQLDWEVELAAIIGTRAKGVSREDALNYVFGYTVCIDMSARDCRRAGQWIYSKGQDTFAPMGPCVVTADEIPDPQTLDLWLTVNGVEKQRSNTAYMLFKVDELVADISQGITLEPGDIIATGTPAGVGAGMDPQEWVWPGDVIVATVEGIGTLRHPVVAG; this is encoded by the coding sequence ATGCGTCTTGTTACCTATCGTTCTCACGTCGAGGCCGAAGCGCGCCTTGGCGCTCTGGTCGGGGATCTGGTCCTCGATCTGGAACTGTTCGGCGAGGAATGCGGCGTGCCGCTGCCCTCGACCATGCTGGAATTCATCGACCTTGGCCCGCAGGCCGTGGCGATCACGTCGAAGCTGATCGACGAGGCCGAGGGCATCTTCCCCATCGGCACCGCGCTGCCGGTGGCCAATGTGAAACTGCTGGCCCCGATCCCGCGCCCGCGCAAGAACATCTTCGGCATCGGCCTGAACTACACCGAACATGTTGCTGAAAGCGCCAAGTCGCTCGATACTTCGCCCGAACTGCCGCGTCAGCCGGTGATCTTCTCCAAGCCGCCGACGTCCGTGATCGGCCCGGATGACGCCATCGTCCATAATGCCGCGATCACCCAACAGCTCGATTGGGAAGTCGAACTGGCCGCGATCATCGGCACCCGCGCCAAGGGCGTCTCGCGCGAGGATGCGCTCAATTACGTTTTCGGCTATACGGTCTGCATCGACATGAGCGCACGCGATTGCCGCCGTGCGGGCCAGTGGATTTACTCCAAGGGTCAGGACACGTTTGCGCCCATGGGCCCCTGCGTTGTCACCGCCGATGAAATCCCCGATCCCCAGACGCTTGACCTGTGGCTGACCGTCAATGGCGTGGAAAAGCAGCGCAGCAATACCGCCTATATGCTTTTCAAGGTCGATGAACTGGTGGCCGACATTTCGCAGGGCATCACGCTGGAGCCGGGCGACATCATCGCCACCGGCACGCCCGCCGGGGTTGGCGCAGGGATGGACCCGCAGGAATGGGTCTGGCCGGGCGATGTGATCGTGGCCACGGTCGAAGGCATCGGCACGCTGCGCCATCCGGTCGTGGCCGGCTAA
- a CDS encoding acyl-CoA thioesterase: protein MAFNLTLPVRFADVDPAGIVFYPRYFEMLNALVEDWFATLGFPFKLIHMEGKMGVPTVRLEVDFMAPSELGESLDLALEVTKLGKSSCQLAVTFACEGQMRLKALVVLVCMDLGARAAMPWPETLREGMQAHCA from the coding sequence ATGGCCTTCAACCTCACCCTGCCGGTGCGTTTTGCTGATGTCGATCCGGCCGGAATCGTGTTCTATCCGCGCTATTTCGAAATGCTCAACGCGCTGGTTGAGGACTGGTTCGCCACTTTGGGCTTTCCCTTCAAGCTGATCCACATGGAAGGCAAGATGGGCGTGCCCACCGTCCGGCTGGAAGTGGATTTCATGGCGCCCAGCGAGCTTGGCGAGAGCCTCGATCTGGCGCTGGAGGTGACGAAGCTGGGCAAGAGCAGTTGCCAACTGGCCGTGACCTTTGCCTGCGAGGGGCAGATGCGGTTAAAGGCGCTGGTCGTACTGGTCTGCATGGATCTGGGCGCGCGGGCCGCCATGCCCTGGCCCGAAACCTTGCGCGAAGGGATGCAGGCCCATTGCGCCTGA
- a CDS encoding bifunctional salicylyl-CoA 5-hydroxylase/oxidoreductase, with translation MRVACLGGGPAGLYFAISMKLRDAAHEIDVFERNRAGDTFGWGVVFSDQTVENLTANDPLSAAIIADNFAHWDDITVAMGDRSITSSGHGFIGIGRKRLLQILTARALELGVRVHFESEFSADLAAYGDYDLIVAADGINSAIRTANEDKFGVDIQTRRNRFCWLGTTRLFDAFAFLFEKTEHGWVWAHAYRFDATHSTFIVECSPETWEGLGLDRMEQAESIAFCEKLFARHLNGHPLITNAGHLRGSAAWINFRRILCEKWSFDNVVLLGDAAHTAHFSIGSGTKLALEDAIKLAQVLSRPGMADPANLREALAEYEAERHVEVLKIQNSARNSTDWFETLDRYLDFDLPQFAYSLMTRSQRVAHENLRLRDKAWLESLERWFWAGNEGREYPVQPMFTPFALRDLTLVNRVVVPPMLTYSAEPDGHATMFHEVHYGARALGGAGLVITEMLAVSPEGRATSACPGLWEDGQIDRWRAINAFAHQHTATKTCAQLGHAGARASCRPGHEGYDVPLADPWPILSASAQAWREGGLRPAALSEADMERILADFTAAARRADVAGFDMIELQAGHGFLLSSFITPVMNHRTDAYGGSLESRLRFPLRVAAAVRAAWPAGKPMAVRISANDWVGAAGVTPAEAVAIAEAFKAVGVDIIDVSAGETAPRARPTYGRMFQTPFADQIRNEAHMPTMAVGNITQPDQINSILMAGRADLVAVGRPHLVDPSWTLRAAAQAGEEGQFVPAPYALGQTQAQQLAGQVRNTAVRA, from the coding sequence ATGCGTGTTGCCTGTCTGGGCGGCGGTCCCGCCGGTCTTTATTTTGCCATTTCAATGAAACTGCGCGATGCGGCCCACGAGATCGACGTTTTCGAACGCAACCGTGCGGGCGACACTTTCGGCTGGGGCGTGGTCTTTTCCGACCAGACGGTCGAGAACCTGACCGCCAATGATCCGCTCAGCGCGGCCATCATCGCCGACAATTTCGCCCATTGGGATGATATCACCGTGGCGATGGGCGATCGCTCGATCACCTCATCGGGCCATGGCTTTATCGGCATCGGGCGCAAACGCCTGCTCCAGATCCTGACCGCGCGGGCCTTGGAACTGGGCGTCCGGGTGCATTTCGAAAGCGAATTTTCCGCCGATTTGGCCGCCTATGGCGATTATGACCTGATCGTGGCGGCCGACGGCATCAACAGCGCGATCCGCACGGCAAACGAGGACAAGTTCGGCGTCGATATTCAAACCCGCCGCAACAGGTTCTGCTGGCTGGGCACGACGCGCCTGTTCGACGCCTTTGCCTTTCTGTTCGAAAAGACCGAGCATGGCTGGGTCTGGGCCCATGCCTATCGCTTTGACGCCACCCATTCGACCTTCATCGTCGAATGCTCGCCCGAAACATGGGAGGGGCTGGGTCTGGACAGGATGGAGCAGGCCGAAAGCATCGCCTTTTGCGAAAAGCTTTTTGCGCGCCACTTAAATGGCCATCCCCTCATCACCAATGCGGGCCATTTGCGCGGCTCTGCGGCATGGATCAATTTCCGCCGCATCCTGTGCGAGAAATGGTCTTTCGACAATGTCGTGCTGCTGGGCGATGCGGCGCATACCGCGCATTTCTCGATCGGTTCGGGCACGAAACTGGCGCTGGAAGACGCGATCAAGCTCGCGCAGGTGCTCAGCCGTCCCGGCATGGCCGATCCGGCCAATCTGCGCGAGGCTCTGGCCGAATATGAGGCCGAGCGCCATGTCGAGGTGCTCAAAATCCAGAACAGCGCGCGCAATTCGACCGACTGGTTTGAAACGCTCGACCGCTATCTCGATTTCGACCTGCCGCAATTCGCCTATTCGCTGATGACCCGTTCGCAGCGCGTGGCGCATGAAAACCTGCGCCTGCGCGACAAGGCATGGCTGGAAAGCCTCGAACGCTGGTTCTGGGCGGGGAACGAAGGACGCGAGTACCCGGTCCAGCCGATGTTCACGCCCTTTGCGCTGCGCGATCTGACGCTGGTCAATCGCGTGGTGGTGCCCCCGATGCTGACCTACAGCGCCGAGCCGGATGGCCATGCAACCATGTTTCACGAGGTGCATTACGGCGCCCGCGCGCTGGGCGGGGCCGGGCTGGTGATCACCGAAATGCTGGCCGTTTCGCCCGAGGGGCGCGCCACCTCGGCCTGCCCCGGCCTGTGGGAGGACGGCCAGATCGACCGCTGGCGCGCGATCAACGCCTTTGCCCATCAGCACACCGCGACCAAGACCTGCGCCCAACTGGGCCATGCGGGCGCGCGGGCCTCGTGCCGTCCGGGGCATGAAGGCTATGATGTGCCGCTCGCCGATCCTTGGCCGATCCTCTCGGCCAGCGCGCAAGCCTGGCGCGAAGGGGGCCTGAGGCCCGCCGCGCTGAGCGAGGCGGATATGGAGCGCATCCTTGCCGACTTCACCGCCGCCGCGCGCCGCGCCGACGTCGCCGGTTTCGACATGATCGAGCTTCAGGCGGGCCATGGCTTCCTGCTCTCCAGCTTCATCACCCCGGTGATGAACCATCGCACGGACGCCTATGGCGGTTCGCTGGAAAGCCGCCTGCGCTTTCCGCTGCGCGTGGCCGCCGCCGTCCGCGCGGCTTGGCCCGCAGGCAAGCCGATGGCGGTGCGCATCTCGGCCAACGACTGGGTGGGCGCGGCGGGCGTGACCCCTGCCGAGGCTGTGGCCATTGCCGAAGCCTTCAAGGCCGTGGGCGTGGATATCATCGACGTGTCGGCGGGCGAGACCGCGCCGCGCGCCCGCCCCACCTACGGCCGCATGTTCCAGACCCCCTTTGCCGACCAGATCCGCAACGAAGCGCACATGCCCACCATGGCCGTGGGCAACATCACCCAGCCCGATCAGATCAACTCGATCCTGATGGCGGGCCGCGCCGATCTGGTGGCGGTGGGGCGGCCCCATCTGGTCGATCCGTCATGGACGCTGCGCGCGGCGGCGCAGGCGGGCGAGGAAGGGCAATTCGTCCCCGCCCCCTATGCCCTTGGCCAGACGCAGGCGCAGCAACTGGCCGGGCAGGTCCGCAACACAGCCGTGCGCGCATAA
- a CDS encoding carbon-nitrogen hydrolase family protein produces the protein MIQAFTAAVVQAASLPTDSMGAAAKAAGLIAQASAKGAKIIVFPEAFLGGYPKGASFGTPVGMRKPQGREDFRAYHEAAIDLNGPEVAAIAEATAATGTFVVMGVIERDGATVYCTALFFDGEKGLISKHRKLMPTGAERLIWGFGDGSTMPVIDTPLGRIGAVICWENYMPMLRMAMYDQGITLYCAPTADDRDGWASTMRHVALEGRCFVLSACQHITRGAYPADYDCALGDDPATVLMRGGSMIVDPLGNVLAGPDYSGETILYAQIDPAEVIRGKYDFDVAGHYARPDVFQLSVDVAPKWPVVRIGGDI, from the coding sequence ATGATCCAAGCCTTCACCGCCGCTGTCGTTCAGGCCGCCTCCCTGCCCACCGACTCGATGGGCGCCGCCGCCAAGGCCGCAGGGCTGATTGCGCAGGCCAGTGCGAAAGGCGCGAAGATCATCGTGTTTCCCGAAGCGTTCCTGGGCGGCTATCCCAAGGGCGCGTCCTTCGGCACGCCGGTCGGCATGCGCAAACCCCAGGGGCGTGAGGATTTCCGCGCCTATCATGAGGCCGCCATCGACCTGAACGGCCCCGAAGTCGCCGCGATTGCCGAAGCCACAGCCGCCACCGGCACCTTTGTCGTGATGGGCGTGATCGAACGCGACGGGGCCACGGTCTATTGCACCGCGCTGTTCTTCGATGGCGAAAAGGGGTTGATTTCCAAGCATCGCAAGCTGATGCCCACCGGGGCGGAACGGCTGATCTGGGGCTTTGGCGATGGATCGACCATGCCGGTGATCGACACGCCGCTGGGCCGGATCGGGGCGGTGATCTGCTGGGAAAATTATATGCCGATGCTGCGCATGGCGATGTATGACCAAGGCATCACGCTCTATTGCGCCCCCACCGCCGATGATCGTGACGGCTGGGCCAGCACGATGCGCCATGTCGCGCTGGAGGGACGCTGCTTCGTGCTGTCGGCGTGCCAGCATATCACGCGCGGGGCCTATCCGGCCGATTATGACTGCGCGCTGGGCGATGATCCGGCAACGGTGCTGATGCGCGGCGGGTCGATGATCGTCGATCCGCTGGGCAATGTGCTGGCCGGGCCGGACTATTCGGGCGAGACGATCCTCTATGCGCAGATTGACCCGGCCGAGGTGATCCGCGGCAAATATGATTTCGACGTGGCGGGCCATTATGCCCGGCCCGATGTTTTTCAACTGTCGGTCGATGTCGCCCCCAAATGGCCCGTCGTCCGCATCGGAGGCGACATCTGA